The following coding sequences are from one Ovis canadensis isolate MfBH-ARS-UI-01 breed Bighorn chromosome 7, ARS-UI_OviCan_v2, whole genome shotgun sequence window:
- the KIAA1191 gene encoding putative monooxygenase p33MONOX isoform X3 — protein sequence MSLPIGMYRRAFSYDDALEDPTPMTPPPSDMGSIPWKPVIPERKYQHLAKQVEEGEPSVSPRAPAPLPATHSAEKAPVVKAKATHVIMSSLITKQNQESIHRFEQQAGLRDAGYTPHKGLTTEETKYLRVAEALHKLKLQSGETAREERQPASTQSTPSSSPQASPKQKSRGWFTSGSATALPGPSLSTMDSGSGDKDRSSADKWSLFGPRSLPKSESGGFAIQAYKGAQKPSPMEVMRGQATRRTEEPATFKPPKMDIPVMEGTKQLPRAHSLKPRDLNVLTPTGF from the exons ATGTCCCTGCCCATCGGGATGTACCGCCGGGCATTCAGCTATGATGATGCCCTTGAGGACCCTACACCCATGACTCCTCCTCCATCGGACATGGGCAGCATCCCCTGGAAGCCAGTGATTCCAGAGCGCAAGTATCAGCACCTCGCCAAG CAGGTGGAGGAGGGAGAGCCCAGCGTCTCCCCACGCGCCCCGGCCCCACTGCCGGCCACTCACAGTGCAGAGAAGGCCCCTGTGGTGAAGGCCAAAGCAACCCATGTCATCATGAGCTCTTTGATCACAA AACAGAACCAGGAGAGCATTCATCGTTTTGAGCAACAGGCAGGGCTGCGAGATGCCGGCTACACCCCACACAAGGGCCTCACCACTGAGGAGACCAAGTACCTGCGAGTGGCAGAAGCACTCCAC AAACTAAAGCTCCAGAGtggagagacagcaagagaggaGAGGCAGCCGGCGTCCACGCAGTCCACCCCGAGCAGCAGCCCCCAGGCCTCCCCTAAGCAGAAGAGCAG AGGCTGGTTCACTTCTGGTTCTGCCACAGCCTTACCTGGCCCCAGTCTTAGCACCATGGATTCTGGAAGCGGGGATAAAGACAGAAGCTCAGCTGATAAATGGAGCCTCTTTGGACCGAGATCCCTCCCGAAGTCTGAGTCAG gaggcTTTGCCATCCAAGCCTACAAAGGAGCCCAGAAGCCTTCTCCAATGGAAGTGATGCGCGGACAAGCCACCCGGAGGACGGAGGAGCCAGCAACGTTCAAGCCGCCCAAGATGGATATCCCAGTGATGGAAGGGACGAAGCAGCTGCCGCGGGCCCACAGCCT
- the KIAA1191 gene encoding putative monooxygenase p33MONOX isoform X1: MASRQPEVPALEPSGPLGKMSLPIGMYRRAFSYDDALEDPTPMTPPPSDMGSIPWKPVIPERKYQHLAKQVEEGEPSVSPRAPAPLPATHSAEKAPVVKAKATHVIMSSLITKQNQESIHRFEQQAGLRDAGYTPHKGLTTEETKYLRVAEALHKLKLQSGETAREERQPASTQSTPSSSPQASPKQKSRGWFTSGSATALPGPSLSTMDSGSGDKDRSSADKWSLFGPRSLPKSESGGFAIQAYKGAQKPSPMEVMRGQATRRTEEPATFKPPKMDIPVMEGTKQLPRAHSLKPRDLNVLTPTGF, from the exons ATGGCTTCGAGACAACCAGAAGTGCCTG CTCTTGAGCCTAGTGGGCCTCTAGGCAAGATGTCCCTGCCCATCGGGATGTACCGCCGGGCATTCAGCTATGATGATGCCCTTGAGGACCCTACACCCATGACTCCTCCTCCATCGGACATGGGCAGCATCCCCTGGAAGCCAGTGATTCCAGAGCGCAAGTATCAGCACCTCGCCAAG CAGGTGGAGGAGGGAGAGCCCAGCGTCTCCCCACGCGCCCCGGCCCCACTGCCGGCCACTCACAGTGCAGAGAAGGCCCCTGTGGTGAAGGCCAAAGCAACCCATGTCATCATGAGCTCTTTGATCACAA AACAGAACCAGGAGAGCATTCATCGTTTTGAGCAACAGGCAGGGCTGCGAGATGCCGGCTACACCCCACACAAGGGCCTCACCACTGAGGAGACCAAGTACCTGCGAGTGGCAGAAGCACTCCAC AAACTAAAGCTCCAGAGtggagagacagcaagagaggaGAGGCAGCCGGCGTCCACGCAGTCCACCCCGAGCAGCAGCCCCCAGGCCTCCCCTAAGCAGAAGAGCAG AGGCTGGTTCACTTCTGGTTCTGCCACAGCCTTACCTGGCCCCAGTCTTAGCACCATGGATTCTGGAAGCGGGGATAAAGACAGAAGCTCAGCTGATAAATGGAGCCTCTTTGGACCGAGATCCCTCCCGAAGTCTGAGTCAG gaggcTTTGCCATCCAAGCCTACAAAGGAGCCCAGAAGCCTTCTCCAATGGAAGTGATGCGCGGACAAGCCACCCGGAGGACGGAGGAGCCAGCAACGTTCAAGCCGCCCAAGATGGATATCCCAGTGATGGAAGGGACGAAGCAGCTGCCGCGGGCCCACAGCCT
- the KIAA1191 gene encoding putative monooxygenase p33MONOX isoform X2: protein MASRQPEVPALEPSGPLGKMSLPIGMYRRAFSYDDALEDPTPMTPPPSDMGSIPWKPVIPERKYQHLAKVEEGEPSVSPRAPAPLPATHSAEKAPVVKAKATHVIMSSLITKQNQESIHRFEQQAGLRDAGYTPHKGLTTEETKYLRVAEALHKLKLQSGETAREERQPASTQSTPSSSPQASPKQKSRGWFTSGSATALPGPSLSTMDSGSGDKDRSSADKWSLFGPRSLPKSESGGFAIQAYKGAQKPSPMEVMRGQATRRTEEPATFKPPKMDIPVMEGTKQLPRAHSLKPRDLNVLTPTGF, encoded by the exons ATGGCTTCGAGACAACCAGAAGTGCCTG CTCTTGAGCCTAGTGGGCCTCTAGGCAAGATGTCCCTGCCCATCGGGATGTACCGCCGGGCATTCAGCTATGATGATGCCCTTGAGGACCCTACACCCATGACTCCTCCTCCATCGGACATGGGCAGCATCCCCTGGAAGCCAGTGATTCCAGAGCGCAAGTATCAGCACCTCGCCAAG GTGGAGGAGGGAGAGCCCAGCGTCTCCCCACGCGCCCCGGCCCCACTGCCGGCCACTCACAGTGCAGAGAAGGCCCCTGTGGTGAAGGCCAAAGCAACCCATGTCATCATGAGCTCTTTGATCACAA AACAGAACCAGGAGAGCATTCATCGTTTTGAGCAACAGGCAGGGCTGCGAGATGCCGGCTACACCCCACACAAGGGCCTCACCACTGAGGAGACCAAGTACCTGCGAGTGGCAGAAGCACTCCAC AAACTAAAGCTCCAGAGtggagagacagcaagagaggaGAGGCAGCCGGCGTCCACGCAGTCCACCCCGAGCAGCAGCCCCCAGGCCTCCCCTAAGCAGAAGAGCAG AGGCTGGTTCACTTCTGGTTCTGCCACAGCCTTACCTGGCCCCAGTCTTAGCACCATGGATTCTGGAAGCGGGGATAAAGACAGAAGCTCAGCTGATAAATGGAGCCTCTTTGGACCGAGATCCCTCCCGAAGTCTGAGTCAG gaggcTTTGCCATCCAAGCCTACAAAGGAGCCCAGAAGCCTTCTCCAATGGAAGTGATGCGCGGACAAGCCACCCGGAGGACGGAGGAGCCAGCAACGTTCAAGCCGCCCAAGATGGATATCCCAGTGATGGAAGGGACGAAGCAGCTGCCGCGGGCCCACAGCCT
- the KIAA1191 gene encoding putative monooxygenase p33MONOX isoform X5, with protein sequence MSSLITKQNQESIHRFEQQAGLRDAGYTPHKGLTTEETKYLRVAEALHKLKLQSGETAREERQPASTQSTPSSSPQASPKQKSRGWFTSGSATALPGPSLSTMDSGSGDKDRSSADKWSLFGPRSLPKSESGGFAIQAYKGAQKPSPMEVMRGQATRRTEEPATFKPPKMDIPVMEGTKQLPRAHSLKPRDLNVLTPTGF encoded by the exons ATGAGCTCTTTGATCACAA AACAGAACCAGGAGAGCATTCATCGTTTTGAGCAACAGGCAGGGCTGCGAGATGCCGGCTACACCCCACACAAGGGCCTCACCACTGAGGAGACCAAGTACCTGCGAGTGGCAGAAGCACTCCAC AAACTAAAGCTCCAGAGtggagagacagcaagagaggaGAGGCAGCCGGCGTCCACGCAGTCCACCCCGAGCAGCAGCCCCCAGGCCTCCCCTAAGCAGAAGAGCAG AGGCTGGTTCACTTCTGGTTCTGCCACAGCCTTACCTGGCCCCAGTCTTAGCACCATGGATTCTGGAAGCGGGGATAAAGACAGAAGCTCAGCTGATAAATGGAGCCTCTTTGGACCGAGATCCCTCCCGAAGTCTGAGTCAG gaggcTTTGCCATCCAAGCCTACAAAGGAGCCCAGAAGCCTTCTCCAATGGAAGTGATGCGCGGACAAGCCACCCGGAGGACGGAGGAGCCAGCAACGTTCAAGCCGCCCAAGATGGATATCCCAGTGATGGAAGGGACGAAGCAGCTGCCGCGGGCCCACAGCCT
- the KIAA1191 gene encoding putative monooxygenase p33MONOX isoform X4, producing the protein MSLPIGMYRRAFSYDDALEDPTPMTPPPSDMGSIPWKPVIPERKYQHLAKVEEGEPSVSPRAPAPLPATHSAEKAPVVKAKATHVIMSSLITKQNQESIHRFEQQAGLRDAGYTPHKGLTTEETKYLRVAEALHKLKLQSGETAREERQPASTQSTPSSSPQASPKQKSRGWFTSGSATALPGPSLSTMDSGSGDKDRSSADKWSLFGPRSLPKSESGGFAIQAYKGAQKPSPMEVMRGQATRRTEEPATFKPPKMDIPVMEGTKQLPRAHSLKPRDLNVLTPTGF; encoded by the exons ATGTCCCTGCCCATCGGGATGTACCGCCGGGCATTCAGCTATGATGATGCCCTTGAGGACCCTACACCCATGACTCCTCCTCCATCGGACATGGGCAGCATCCCCTGGAAGCCAGTGATTCCAGAGCGCAAGTATCAGCACCTCGCCAAG GTGGAGGAGGGAGAGCCCAGCGTCTCCCCACGCGCCCCGGCCCCACTGCCGGCCACTCACAGTGCAGAGAAGGCCCCTGTGGTGAAGGCCAAAGCAACCCATGTCATCATGAGCTCTTTGATCACAA AACAGAACCAGGAGAGCATTCATCGTTTTGAGCAACAGGCAGGGCTGCGAGATGCCGGCTACACCCCACACAAGGGCCTCACCACTGAGGAGACCAAGTACCTGCGAGTGGCAGAAGCACTCCAC AAACTAAAGCTCCAGAGtggagagacagcaagagaggaGAGGCAGCCGGCGTCCACGCAGTCCACCCCGAGCAGCAGCCCCCAGGCCTCCCCTAAGCAGAAGAGCAG AGGCTGGTTCACTTCTGGTTCTGCCACAGCCTTACCTGGCCCCAGTCTTAGCACCATGGATTCTGGAAGCGGGGATAAAGACAGAAGCTCAGCTGATAAATGGAGCCTCTTTGGACCGAGATCCCTCCCGAAGTCTGAGTCAG gaggcTTTGCCATCCAAGCCTACAAAGGAGCCCAGAAGCCTTCTCCAATGGAAGTGATGCGCGGACAAGCCACCCGGAGGACGGAGGAGCCAGCAACGTTCAAGCCGCCCAAGATGGATATCCCAGTGATGGAAGGGACGAAGCAGCTGCCGCGGGCCCACAGCCT